Sequence from the Parvicella tangerina genome:
AAAATGTCTTGAACCACAACATCTTTTCCGTATAAAATGCTTTGGTTGAAATCTCTTTCACCCTCATCCAGAACGTTTTTCGCAATATAATCACTGACTAGATCGATATAATAAGGTTCTTCCCCCTGTAAAAAGTACACGGGTTTAAACTGACCGTTCTTTAAGTCCTTTAATATCGCGTCAAAGCTCATTCCTTAGAATCTTAAGTGTCTAACAGATTTTCCTTCATTAATGATTTCGTTCAACGAATCGATTCCAATTTGAATGTGTTTCTCTACAAAGCCAGAAGTAACTTTAGTATCACTTTTTGATGTCTTTACCCCCTGAGGAACCATTGGTTGATCAGAAACGAGCAACAAAGCACCCGTTGGAATTTTGTTTGAAAATCCTCCTATAAAGATGGCCGAAGTTTCCATATCAATAGCCATTGCTCTGATGGATCTCAAATACTTCTTGAAATCTTCATCATGTTCCCAAACTCTCCTCGAGGTAGTGAAAACCGTTCCTGTCCAATAATCTAGTTCGTGTTCTCTTACGGAGTGAGAAACCGCTCTTTGAAGGTTAAAAGCCGGTAGGGCAGGTACTTCTGCGGGAAGGTAGTTGGTTGAGGCTCCTTCCCCTCTAATAGCCGCAATAGGCAAAATCATGTCGCCAATTTTGTTTTTCTTTTTCAAACCTCCGCACTTTCCTAAGAATAGACATGCTTTAGGTTTTATAGCCGATAAAAGGT
This genomic interval carries:
- a CDS encoding AMP nucleosidase is translated as MKTKEEIVADWLPRYTGVPLEKFGKYILLTNFDNYVEIFAKKFGVEVEGKDKAMRSATAGKITMINFGMGSANAATIMDLLSAIKPKACLFLGKCGGLKKKNKIGDMILPIAAIRGEGASTNYLPAEVPALPAFNLQRAVSHSVREHELDYWTGTVFTTSRRVWEHDEDFKKYLRSIRAMAIDMETSAIFIGGFSNKIPTGALLLVSDQPMVPQGVKTSKSDTKVTSGFVEKHIQIGIDSLNEIINEGKSVRHLRF